One part of the Rutidosis leptorrhynchoides isolate AG116_Rl617_1_P2 chromosome 1, CSIRO_AGI_Rlap_v1, whole genome shotgun sequence genome encodes these proteins:
- the LOC139852274 gene encoding probable 2' cyclic ADP-D-ribose synthase BdTIR, whose translation MQRTAMLNTIKRQIAFQKTRHLVQPSCDVFINHRGIDTKRSIASLLYHQLLLSRIPTFLDNKNMKPGDKLFAHIDNAILGSKIGVAVFSPRYCESYFCLHELALMMESRKKVIPIFCDVKPSALRVSHNIICTQSEIRRFSYAIEEAKNTVGLAFDTTKGNWSDVVTYATDLVKESLIEIDNKKNKKNAAQQTQILYS comes from the exons ATGCAACGTACAGCCATGTTAAACACCATCAAACGTCAAATAGCATTCCAAAAAACACGACATCTAGTTCAACCATCTTGCGACGTTTTCATAAACCATCGTGGTATAGACACAAAAAGATCAATCGCGTCTTTGTTATACCATCAACTTTTGTTGTCAAGAATACCAACTTTTCTTGACAACAAGAACATGAAACCGGGTGACAAGCTTTTTGCTCATATCGATAATGCAATACTAGGTTCCAAGATTGGCGTAGCGGTTTTTTCACCACGTTATTGCGAATCTTACTTTTGTCTTCATGAGCTCGCTTTAATGATGGAATCCAGGAAAAAAGTTATTCCTATATTTTGTGACGTGAAACCCTCTGCGCTTAGGGTTTCACATAACATAATATGTACTCAATCTGAGATCAGAAGGTTTAGTTACGCAATTGAAGAGGCTAAGAACACGGTTGGACTTGCATTCGACACAACCAAAGG GAACTGGTCGGATGTGGTAACATATGCAACAGACTTGGTTAAAGAAAGCTTGATCGAGATCGATAATAAGAAGAATAAGAAAAATGCTGCTCAGCAGACTCAAATCTTATACTCCTAA